AAAACACGAGACGTAGTCGGGCTCGAGCGGCCGAATGATCTCGTCGAAGTGCTCGCGGGCGCGTTGGAATTCGAAGGCCGGTACGCCCGCGGCTTCGCACGCCGCAAGAATCTCGTCACCAAAGAGCGCGGTCGCTCGCGGGTGCACCACGGCACCGCACACTTTGGTTTCCGGATCATTCAACAGGAACTTCAGACACTCGTAGCCGACACGGTTGTCCAGACACATCAATATGCTGCGGGACGGATTCAATTGTTTCATCGTTGGGTATCCCGGGTAGATACATAGCCCTCGAGCGCGACGCGGGTGATGTGGCTTCCGTTCGGAAGCGTCTGATTTAATACAATTAGGTTCATGCTACGGCAAACTCCAAAACAATCTAAAAATATTATAAATAGTAATAAGAATCATTCTTATTTTATATTTTATAGAAAACGATGCTCTTTGGCAAAAAATATTATCGGCCCGCTTTGGTTAAGCTCAAGGGCCCGGTTTCAAGCGAGCCGGTAAAAATCCTTAATGCGCAAATCCCAAGCTCACCGTTGCACCGTCGGCTTCAGATATTTACCGATTATCCTGGCTATTTCCGCGCACGTCCCGTCGCTATCGCCATGATGCGCCATGTAAATTTCGGCGCCGTCAAACAAGGACATGAACAGCGGCGTGTCGTCGACTTCCTGCACCAGAACCAGCGGCTGGCTATCGGCTATGATCCGTTTCCATTCCTTGCGAACCATTTCCCAATAGGCGCCGGTCTTAGAGCATTTTCATGCCGCGTGTAGGAAGGCCCTCACCTTCTGAAGGGTACCCTGCCGTTAAGTCCAGCCAGTCCCGTAGGGTACGCGCTCGACTGCAGGGATGCAGGAGTTAGGGCAACGCATGGAGCAGTTGCCGAGTGCGTACCTTTCGACATTAGATGGTACGCACAGCGTACCCTACGGGTGCAGTCGTCTGGTAGTCCCCGATCGGGACAGGCTCTGCCGGAATGACGTGTTTTCCTTACGAAGGCCATATACCCCAAGTGAAAATGCTCTAGTCCAGTAATCATCACCGGCGCTAAAATCAAAACGCTTGATGCGTTCATAGCGGTTCAGCCCCTGTTCTTTTGCCAGATAACGGCGGGAGAAATTCTCCTGCCCGTCCCGGACAAGATGGACTTTGCGATTTTCTTCCTCTTGCACCCAGCCCGTCGGCAAGACGGTGTGGCTGTTATAGCCTTCCATTTGATATTGCCAATCCTGGCGCCAGTGTTTCAGCGCCATCGGTTGTGCCGGTTTGCCGTCGTCTTCCTTAAACATCATGACCATGATGTGCTGCAAGCTGATGAAATCGCCCCGGTCTTCCACCATGCGCTTACGGTTGGCAAGCGTCGGCAAGCCAAGATGGGGAGTCTGTTGGAGATCATAATGATCTGTTCCTCCCTCATCACGGAAGCGCCGGTCAAGTTGCGCCAGAATCCCGAGGAATGTAAGGCAGGGCGCCGGATCGTGCCATCGGCGACCCCTGCCTGCTTGACCTAATCTCTTTCTCCGAAGCTAATGCCGGTCTTTCGCGCGTGCTCCGACATTATCCCGGTCCCAATCCCGGATTATTTCGCTAAAGTTTCCTTGAATTTTTTCAACAATCCCTTGGCAGGCTTAGCGTCGGCCTCGGTCTCGGCAATGCTGAAATATTTGTCAAGCGTCGACGACAAATCGGCGGGATTGCCTACCAGCATGACGGCGCCCATCCGCGCACCCCAGTGAGGCGGGCATTTGAAAACATACAAGCCTTCTTTCTTGACTTCATAGTTATAGTCCGCGCCCATTTGGGAATGCATCGGTTCCGCGCCTTCCGGCCACAGGTTGGCCACCGGATCGACAAAATGCCCGGTCATTTCCTTAAAAGCGATGATGTCGCCCACCTGCGCTTTAATCACGCTGGGCGCAAAGCTGATCCCCTGCCCTTTGACCACGATCGTTTCGGCCCGGCAGGCAAACGCCGCCATCATCAATACGTTGGCGGCCAAGAATAATATTTTATTTTTCGACATCATTTTTCCTCTTCCTCAATATTTAAAATTACAGCATCCCTGAAATTAACCGGCCGGCACGGCGCGAACGCCTTGCCGGCCCCAATGCTTGGCGAACCGAAAGGCCGCCAAATATTAGCCGGCATCCTTGCCAGCTAAAACCGGGAAACCGGTTTTTCTAGTACGCGCTCGGCCCACACCGGGCGCGCCCTAAAGAACTGGCGCAGAAATTCGGCCCGGCCGATGCTTCAAACTCGCCCCACTCGCAATAAGGTAGCCGTATCCTGGTTTTCCGATCCGGTCTGAGTCTTGGCCGGGTAATCTTCACCCCATTGCAGCGGCGATGGGCAGGGGTCGACATCGTAAATCGCCTCCTCCATCAGGCTATTGATGATGATCGCCGAGCGCCAGGCGGCCAGGCTAAGCTGGGCATCGGCCACGCCGTGGCTGTTCCGGCCCGCGTTCTGCATATAGATGCGGTGCTCGGCGGGACCGTCCCAAGGCACGCGGTAATCCTCGGTCAAACGGGGAAGACCGTCAGCGTCCAGATCGAGCCGGCCGCGCAGCGGCATCAAGCATTCGGGAAGCTGGTAACGGTAACCGGTCGCCAGGATGATTTTGTCGACAACCACGCTTTCGTCGGTATGGTTGAAACCGTTGCGCATGTACAAATGGAACGCATTTTTACCGCCGCTCATCAGATGCACCTCGCGATTCGGCAGGATCGCGTAAGGCGTGGTGTCGCAGTCGAGAAAATCGCTGTCGTAAAGATACTGCGACAAGGCTTGCAAGGTGGCCGGCGAAACTCCGTCGCCGGTCAATTTATGGGAACTGACGATCGGCGGTTTTCTGGCTTCCGGCAAGCGGTGGAAATTGCGCACATAATGGGGCGTAAAGTATTCGTTGATAAAGGCGGTTTCATC
The genomic region above belongs to Methylomicrobium agile and contains:
- a CDS encoding plastocyanin/azurin family copper-binding protein; amino-acid sequence: MSKNKILFLAANVLMMAAFACRAETIVVKGQGISFAPSVIKAQVGDIIAFKEMTGHFVDPVANLWPEGAEPMHSQMGADYNYEVKKEGLYVFKCPPHWGARMGAVMLVGNPADLSSTLDKYFSIAETEADAKPAKGLLKKFKETLAK
- a CDS encoding lysine N(6)-hydroxylase/L-ornithine N(5)-oxygenase family protein translates to MNDRLDLAGIGIGPFNLSLAALLSKVPHCRARFFERRNSFNWHPGMMLPGTQMQTSYLKDLVTPIDPSNSYGFLSYLVKKGRFYRFINAEYPRVRRIEFADYLRWAAEQLPSLSFGTAVDSVAFDTHGFDLRGEGVANVHSRHLVVATGMKLNIPAWVERYVGDNCLHSHHYVGSEFSVAGKRVAIIGGGQSGAEIFLDLMAGNRGRAEKIVWLSRRQNLDPLDETAFINEYFTPHYVRNFHRLPEARKPPIVSSHKLTGDGVSPATLQALSQYLYDSDFLDCDTTPYAILPNREVHLMSGGKNAFHLYMRNGFNHTDESVVVDKIILATGYRYQLPECLMPLRGRLDLDADGLPRLTEDYRVPWDGPAEHRIYMQNAGRNSHGVADAQLSLAAWRSAIIINSLMEEAIYDVDPCPSPLQWGEDYPAKTQTGSENQDTATLLRVGRV